One genomic window of Nevskiales bacterium includes the following:
- a CDS encoding AraC family transcriptional regulator → MARTAAKETALKWISARHLQHFIAQAETAGVNIDDLLDEAGVVRERLRDPDYPVPVSAIELMLASVTRQRDEPLLGLYMARNIQPAALGPLGYLAQTCASFADVLDVITRYSGLLSNIGRTSVQHIPGGAEVRWDCLAGGRLFRQQATEYVLGSFVVMGRLLIPGRQDLPVAVSFPHPRPASTELARAYIAFFKCPVYFDRPYAAVTLPLRALQARLRHGDAFMKDLLERHAANLLRQRAAGSSLEDEVRHLIRALIADGAPAKETVAAQLGMSGRSLHRRLKESRHSYRELLDEVRLEIAIRDLRDTRDAIAEIAGRLGFSTHQAFLRWFKHSTGNTPGEYRQQETGTP, encoded by the coding sequence ATGGCTCGTACCGCCGCAAAAGAAACCGCCCTCAAGTGGATATCGGCCCGTCACCTGCAGCACTTCATCGCGCAGGCCGAGACCGCGGGCGTGAATATCGACGACCTGCTCGACGAGGCCGGCGTGGTGCGTGAGCGCCTGCGCGACCCGGATTACCCGGTGCCGGTTTCCGCCATCGAACTGATGCTGGCCTCGGTCACCCGCCAGCGTGACGAACCCCTGCTGGGCCTGTACATGGCGCGCAACATCCAGCCCGCCGCACTGGGCCCGCTGGGCTACCTGGCGCAGACCTGCGCCAGCTTTGCCGACGTGCTCGACGTGATCACGCGCTACAGCGGCCTGCTCAGCAACATCGGCCGCACCTCGGTGCAGCACATCCCCGGCGGCGCGGAGGTGCGCTGGGACTGCCTGGCCGGCGGCCGGCTGTTCCGGCAGCAGGCGACGGAGTACGTGCTGGGCAGCTTCGTGGTCATGGGACGGCTGCTGATCCCGGGGCGCCAGGACCTGCCGGTCGCCGTCAGCTTCCCGCACCCGCGGCCGGCGTCAACCGAACTGGCGCGCGCGTACATCGCCTTCTTCAAGTGCCCGGTCTATTTCGACCGGCCTTACGCGGCGGTGACGCTGCCACTGCGCGCACTGCAGGCGCGCCTGCGGCACGGCGATGCCTTCATGAAGGACCTGCTCGAGCGCCACGCAGCCAACCTGCTGCGGCAGCGCGCGGCCGGCTCGAGCCTCGAAGACGAAGTGCGGCACCTGATCCGCGCGCTGATCGCGGACGGCGCGCCGGCCAAGGAAACCGTCGCCGCCCAGCTCGGCATGAGCGGGCGCAGCCTGCACCGCCGGCTGAAAGAGAGCAGGCACAGCTATCGCGAACTGCTCGATGAAGTACGGCTCGAGATCGCGATCCGCGACCTGCGTGACACCCGCGACGCGATCGCCGAAATCGCCGGCCGGCTGGGCTTCAGCACGCACCAGGCCTTCCTGCGCTGGTTCAAGCACAGCACCGGCAATACGCCGGGCGAATACCGTCAGCAAGAAACGGGGACCCCATGA